DNA from Cytophagia bacterium CHB2:
CGACCAGCGACCAACGACCAACATGGCCTCACAAAAAAGCTTTCTTCTCGAAATCGTCACGCCGGCGAGCAAAGTCTTTTCCGCCCAGGTCAAGGCCATCATTGCGCCCGGCGAAGCAGGCTACTTCGGCGTGTTGCCGCATCATACCAACATGCTGGCCACGCTGAAGACCGGGCATTTGAAAGTGGAAACGGCGGAGAAAACGGTGTACTTCGCCATTGCCCGCGGCCTGGCGGAAGTTATGGCCTCCGGGGTAAAAATTTTGGCCGAGACTGCCGAAGAAGCCTCGACTATCGACGTCGAACGCGCTAAACAGGCCAAAGAACGCGCCGATCGCCGTCTCAAAGAAGGCCGCAAACAGTGGGATCTTGAGCGTGCCGAAGCTGCATTGGCGCGCGCCGCCAATCGCTTAAAAGTTGTGGAATTGATGAAATCCTGAACGCCAACCCCGCTTGAACTTCCCCCCATTTATTGTAACATGCTGTTGCCCGCCCGTGACAAAGCAATTGTTTCATGTTGGGGAGCTCCGCGCAGTTCCTTTAGCAGTCATCATTTGATGAATGTATTGCGCCCCGCTTGTTTTGAAACACGTTGTATTCCAAAAATAAGTTCACAACGCCTCGCTTTGCGTTTGAGGGTTGCTTGACATTTGCTCAAAAGCTGCTATATTCTGCGCCGTTCCCCAGACAGTGAGAAGTGGGTCTTCAAAAAAATCCCGAGAACGAACAACG
Protein-coding regions in this window:
- a CDS encoding F0F1 ATP synthase subunit epsilon, yielding MASQKSFLLEIVTPASKVFSAQVKAIIAPGEAGYFGVLPHHTNMLATLKTGHLKVETAEKTVYFAIARGLAEVMASGVKILAETAEEASTIDVERAKQAKERADRRLKEGRKQWDLERAEAALARAANRLKVVELMKS